A portion of the Carboxydothermus pertinax genome contains these proteins:
- a CDS encoding PHP domain-containing protein: protein MIDLHTHTTASDGTYTPEELVKLAQKERIKILAITDHDSAAGVIEAVGAGEKYGVKVIAGVEISVVFEPTEMHILGYGMDIKDEKFIKTLTRLKENRERRNPLMIKKLNALGFDITLEEVVLEAGGEIVGRPHMARVLLKKGYVSSLEEAFSKYLGKGCPAYVPKEKLTPFEAINIIKQAGGLSFLAHPVYLEKIEVELKKLLEELVSYGLDGIEAYYTYHSEEQTKLYLKLAEEYKLLISGGSDFHGANKPEIILGRGLGSLNIPLEKVSWVNLL from the coding sequence ATGATCGATCTACATACCCATACTACCGCTTCCGATGGTACTTATACTCCCGAAGAACTGGTTAAACTTGCCCAAAAAGAGAGGATAAAAATTTTGGCTATTACTGATCATGACTCCGCTGCTGGAGTTATTGAGGCGGTGGGGGCAGGAGAAAAGTATGGAGTTAAAGTTATTGCGGGTGTGGAAATCAGTGTGGTTTTTGAGCCCACGGAAATGCATATTTTAGGTTACGGCATGGATATTAAAGATGAAAAATTTATTAAAACCCTAACCCGGCTTAAAGAAAACCGGGAACGACGAAATCCTTTAATGATTAAAAAATTAAACGCTCTGGGGTTTGACATAACTTTAGAAGAAGTAGTTTTAGAAGCAGGCGGCGAAATTGTGGGAAGGCCTCATATGGCCAGGGTTTTACTGAAAAAGGGGTATGTTTCGTCCCTGGAGGAAGCATTTTCCAAATATCTTGGCAAAGGCTGTCCGGCTTATGTCCCCAAAGAAAAATTAACTCCTTTTGAAGCCATAAATATTATAAAACAAGCCGGGGGGCTTAGCTTTTTAGCCCACCCGGTTTATTTGGAAAAGATTGAGGTGGAGTTAAAAAAACTTTTAGAGGAATTAGTAAGCTACGGTTTGGATGGGATTGAAGCTTACTATACTTACCACAGCGAAGAACAAACAAAGCTTTACTTGAAACTTGCCGAGGAATACAAGCTTTTAATTTCTGGAGGCAGTGACTTTCACGGGGCAAATAAGCCGGAAATTATTTTAGGCCGAGGCCTTGGGAGTTTAAATATACCTTTAGAAAAAGTTAGCTGGGTAAATTTACTTTAG